The following proteins are encoded in a genomic region of Verrucomicrobiia bacterium:
- a CDS encoding glycosyltransferase family 4 protein — protein sequence MRVTHVITRLIVGGAQENTVDSVLGLRLKPDLTVDLISGPTTGPEGSLEPVMQAAGGLTIVRPLVRAIRPVSDLRAYLELRRLFRSRRPDVVHTHSGKAGILGRLAARTARVPLVVHSIHGPSFGPFQGPLANAVFTAAERVAGRVTDHFVTVADAMRDQYLAAGIGPAEKYTRIFSGFRLEPFLEAVRDAALAERLGIGPQDFVVGKIARLFELKGHDDLFAAAPELIRRIPGIRFLLVGDGPWRSRFEAMAAKGALRGRFLFTGLVPPESVPSHVALMHCLVHLSRREGLPRALPQALAGGRPVVACDADGAGEVCREGETGFLVKPGDVAGLVDRLTRLASDPALRDRLGAGGRAWVSERFSVRALVDAQHALYLRLAAQRAQP from the coding sequence CTGCGCGTGACGCATGTCATCACGCGGCTGATCGTCGGCGGCGCCCAGGAAAACACCGTGGACTCCGTCCTCGGTCTCCGCCTCAAGCCGGACCTCACGGTGGACCTCATTTCCGGACCGACCACCGGCCCCGAGGGTTCGCTGGAACCAGTGATGCAGGCGGCGGGCGGCCTGACCATTGTGCGCCCCCTGGTCCGGGCCATCCGTCCGGTCTCCGACCTCCGGGCCTATCTTGAGCTGAGGCGCCTGTTTCGCAGCCGCCGCCCGGACGTCGTGCACACCCACAGCGGCAAGGCGGGCATTCTCGGCCGCCTTGCCGCCCGCACCGCCCGGGTCCCGCTGGTGGTGCACAGCATCCACGGTCCCAGCTTCGGCCCATTCCAGGGACCGCTCGCCAACGCCGTGTTCACCGCAGCGGAACGGGTTGCCGGCCGGGTCACGGACCACTTCGTGACCGTGGCCGATGCCATGCGCGACCAGTACCTCGCGGCGGGAATTGGACCGGCGGAGAAATACACGCGGATCTTCAGTGGATTCCGGCTGGAACCCTTTCTTGAGGCCGTTCGGGACGCCGCCCTTGCCGAACGGCTTGGCATCGGTCCCCAGGACTTTGTCGTCGGCAAAATTGCCCGCCTGTTTGAGCTGAAGGGGCATGACGACCTGTTCGCCGCCGCGCCCGAGCTGATCCGCCGGATTCCGGGGATCCGATTTTTGCTCGTGGGCGATGGCCCATGGCGATCCCGCTTTGAGGCGATGGCGGCCAAGGGTGCACTCCGCGGCCGCTTCCTCTTCACCGGCCTCGTCCCCCCGGAATCCGTCCCCTCCCATGTCGCCCTGATGCACTGCCTGGTCCATCTGAGCCGCCGGGAGGGACTTCCCCGGGCGCTGCCCCAGGCGCTGGCCGGGGGGCGTCCGGTGGTGGCCTGCGATGCCGATGGCGCGGGTGAGGTCTGCCGGGAGGGCGAGACCGGGTTTCTGGTGAAACCGGGGGACGTCGCGGGCCTCGTGGACCGGCTCACGCGGCTGGCATCGGATCCCGCGCTGCGTGACCGCCTGGGGGCCGGCGGCCGTGCCTGGGTGTCGGAACGGTTCAGCGTCCGCGCACTCGTGGACGCCCAGCACGCGCTCTATCTCCGGCTGGCGGCACAGCGAGCGCAACCCTGA
- a CDS encoding tetratricopeptide repeat protein, with translation MEDSSALQRPFVARFLPWVLGALFLALYLATLHPWIGVANAALAGQLGGWDPDLAYTEPVLWFLTRPLLLLPPSAFPAGLNVLAALFGALTIALLARSVALLPHDRMREQRIRGHGENPTLHIRLAWVPVVFAAGLLGLQRTFWENATLQTGEMLDLLLFAAAVAALVEYRLDLRERWLWIAAFTVGAGVSNNWAMIVYAPLFLIAVIWLRGWSFFDAGFLLRMTICSAAGLAFYLLMPLGTAIAGISDLGFLGTLKANFTLQKAFLLGIPRGRALLLAMVTVLPLGLIAIRWQGAKGSSLERFAGFTALILLQILWLGLAVFLAFDPPFSPRRLVYLEKPAGELALLTFSFCSALAAGYFAGWFLLVGGTDPDKEWDRPNTGLRFLGRAAAGTVLAAGIAVPAGLALVNFPGVRAQNSSGTRDLANALADALPTRPALVLADDVTASRLLAAALRQRPDAPQHIVVDTRRGPDARYRQWLARKHRDALPELNRFAEARENVAGILTDLVVRTAAMAPVVYLNPSFGFFFERVRSHSEGLVLSVTPAPEAYVIPAPDAATLARALALWNRQAPFWETVVRMREADAPDARDLGMFWSRAGNTLGVDLQRAGQLEEAGAVFAQAERLNPGNQLAWINGRVNASLKTGAPIATNLLVALSRSPLVQTLNTDGPVDEPMALLNYGRALLTSTDRLPRQAWEALHRSAALNPNSLEARIAGVEALIQGFQIEDARRELDALAAAHPPGTLSREDFAALTRLEIFHALARQDLATAEKLIEGVRGQFATDTSLLDLLTALYIRQGRLNDAIPLLEQWRTLRLDDPAATIRLSSILIGRSQYDQALRVLDQFLARKSDNAPARINRAICLLRMGRLDDSRREYQGLVEKLPDLPLLHYGLAEIAVRRKSTNEAVGHLENYMKHAATLQATNTTEYAEVAARVQELRGGR, from the coding sequence ATGGAAGACTCCTCTGCGCTGCAGCGTCCCTTCGTGGCGCGATTCCTGCCTTGGGTGCTTGGGGCGCTGTTCCTCGCGCTGTACCTGGCCACGTTGCATCCCTGGATCGGGGTCGCCAATGCGGCACTCGCAGGGCAGCTGGGGGGCTGGGATCCGGATCTCGCCTACACCGAACCGGTGCTGTGGTTCCTGACCCGTCCCCTCCTGCTGCTCCCGCCGTCCGCATTTCCAGCCGGACTGAACGTGCTTGCCGCGCTGTTTGGGGCTTTGACGATCGCCCTCCTGGCGCGGTCGGTCGCCCTGCTGCCCCACGACCGGATGCGCGAACAACGGATCCGTGGCCACGGGGAAAACCCCACGCTGCATATCCGCCTCGCGTGGGTTCCGGTGGTGTTCGCAGCGGGCCTGCTGGGCCTCCAGCGCACCTTTTGGGAGAATGCGACCCTGCAGACCGGCGAGATGCTCGATCTGCTGCTCTTCGCCGCCGCGGTGGCCGCGCTGGTGGAATATCGGCTGGATCTGCGGGAGCGCTGGCTCTGGATTGCCGCCTTCACGGTCGGCGCCGGCGTGAGCAACAACTGGGCGATGATCGTCTACGCGCCCCTGTTTCTCATCGCGGTGATCTGGCTGCGCGGGTGGTCCTTTTTTGACGCCGGCTTTCTGCTCCGGATGACGATCTGCAGCGCCGCCGGGCTCGCCTTCTACCTGCTCATGCCGCTGGGAACCGCGATCGCCGGGATCAGCGATCTGGGATTCCTCGGGACCCTGAAGGCGAATTTCACGCTCCAGAAAGCCTTCCTCCTCGGCATCCCCCGCGGCCGGGCCCTGCTGCTCGCCATGGTGACCGTGCTGCCCCTGGGGCTCATCGCCATCCGGTGGCAGGGCGCCAAGGGGAGCAGCCTCGAGCGGTTCGCCGGATTCACCGCACTCATCCTGCTCCAGATCCTCTGGCTTGGCCTCGCCGTCTTCCTCGCCTTCGACCCTCCCTTCAGTCCGCGCCGGCTGGTGTACCTCGAAAAGCCTGCCGGCGAACTCGCGCTCCTCACGTTCAGCTTCTGCTCCGCCCTGGCCGCAGGTTATTTCGCGGGCTGGTTCCTGCTGGTCGGCGGCACGGACCCCGACAAGGAGTGGGACCGGCCAAACACCGGGCTGCGTTTTCTTGGAAGGGCCGCCGCAGGGACGGTCCTTGCCGCCGGCATCGCCGTTCCGGCTGGCTTGGCGCTGGTCAATTTCCCGGGGGTTCGCGCCCAGAATTCATCGGGCACCCGCGACCTCGCCAACGCCCTCGCCGACGCCCTGCCGACCCGGCCGGCGCTCGTGCTGGCCGATGACGTCACCGCAAGCCGACTGCTGGCGGCCGCCCTCCGACAGCGTCCGGACGCCCCGCAGCACATCGTCGTGGACACCCGACGCGGGCCGGACGCGCGGTATCGCCAGTGGCTGGCCCGAAAGCACCGCGACGCGCTTCCCGAACTCAACAGGTTCGCCGAGGCCCGTGAGAATGTGGCCGGCATCCTCACCGACCTTGTGGTCCGCACCGCGGCGATGGCACCGGTGGTCTACCTCAACCCAAGCTTCGGCTTCTTCTTTGAGCGGGTCCGCTCCCATTCAGAAGGCCTGGTTCTGAGCGTGACACCCGCCCCCGAAGCGTACGTCATCCCCGCTCCGGACGCCGCAACCCTGGCGCGCGCCCTGGCTCTCTGGAACCGCCAGGCTCCGTTCTGGGAAACCGTGGTCCGCATGCGCGAAGCGGACGCCCCCGACGCCCGTGACCTCGGGATGTTCTGGTCGCGCGCCGGCAACACCCTCGGGGTGGATCTCCAGCGGGCGGGACAGCTTGAGGAAGCCGGAGCGGTGTTTGCCCAGGCCGAACGTCTCAATCCCGGAAACCAGCTCGCCTGGATCAATGGCCGGGTGAATGCATCGTTGAAGACCGGCGCTCCCATTGCCACCAACCTGCTGGTGGCCCTCTCCCGAAGCCCGCTCGTTCAGACCCTCAACACCGATGGCCCCGTGGATGAACCGATGGCCCTGCTCAACTACGGGCGGGCACTGCTGACCTCAACGGACCGGCTGCCGCGACAGGCCTGGGAGGCACTCCATCGTTCCGCCGCGTTGAACCCGAATTCACTGGAGGCCCGTATCGCGGGAGTCGAGGCGCTGATCCAGGGTTTCCAGATTGAAGACGCCCGCCGGGAACTGGACGCGCTCGCCGCGGCCCACCCGCCCGGCACCCTGAGCCGCGAGGACTTCGCCGCCCTGACCCGGCTGGAGATCTTCCATGCCCTGGCCCGGCAGGACCTCGCCACCGCCGAAAAGCTAATCGAAGGGGTGCGCGGCCAGTTCGCGACCGACACCTCCCTGCTGGACCTGCTCACCGCCCTGTATATCCGGCAGGGACGATTGAACGATGCCATCCCGCTCCTGGAACAGTGGCGCACCCTCCGACTCGATGACCCGGCCGCCACCATCCGGTTGTCGTCCATCCTCATCGGACGCTCCCAATACGACCAGGCGCTGCGCGTCCTGGACCAGTTCCTTGCCCGAAAGTCCGACAACGCCCCGGCGCGGATCAACCGGGCCATCTGCCTGCTCCGCATGGGCCGCCTCGACGATTCTCGTCGCGAGTACCAGGGGCTCGTGGAGAAGCTGCCCGACCTGCCCCTGCTGCACTACGGCCTTGCCGAGATCGCCGTCCGCCGGAAGAGCACCAACGAGGCGGTCGGCCACCTGGAGAATTACATGAAGCACGCCGCCACGCTCCAGGCCACCAACACCACCGAGTACGCCGAGGTCGCCGCCCGGGTCCAGGAATTGCGCGGCGGCCGGTGA
- the gcvP gene encoding aminomethyl-transferring glycine dehydrogenase translates to MIHPSPAAAAHPHTDRFETRHIGPGLAEQAAMLERLGYESLEALVNAAVPSAIRLEQPLELPGILPLTEHEALERLRTIASQNRVFRSFIGMGYHDTLTPPVIQRNLLENPGWYTPYTPYQAEISQGRLEGLLNFQTLVTDLTGLDIANASLLDEATACAEAMMLCHRVAEAAAARGGVRNIFFVSDACHPQNVDIVRHRARALGVEVVIGDWHQFVFTPDVFGALVQYPATDGSVPEYAGFAKAAHDAGALVVVAADLLALTLLRPPVEIGADVAVGSAQRFGVPLGYGGPHAAFFATRDAFKRQMPGRLVGVSRDAQGRPALRLSLGTREQHIRREKATSNICTAQALLANMAMAYACYHGPEGLRNIARRIHALAGVLATGLDRLGLRAVNDTFFDTLTVSVPQAAEVHRAAEARHINLRRVDASHVGIALDEPTTLAEVVELLKILNGGRELPFEVESLVPKASPHPMRTSGYLEHPVFHRHRSETELLRYLRRLESRDLSLCHGMIPLGSCTMKLNAAAEMFPVSWPEFARLHPFAPVGQTRGYQRLFEELEDWLARCTGFAGVSLQPNAGSQGEYAGLLVIRAWHESRGEAARTVCLIPTSAHGTNPASAVMAGYTVVPVACDAGGNIDVEDLTRKVDGHRQRLAALMITYPSTHGVFETRVKEICGIIHAAGGQVYMDGANLNAQLGLTSPGAIGADVCHLNLHKTFCIPHGGGGPGVGPIGVADHLVPFLPGHAVVNLGGEEPIGAVSAAPWGSASICTIAWMYIAMMGAGGLRRATEVAILNANYIARRLEGCFPTLYRANGLVAHECILDLRPFKKVTAEDVAKRLMDYGFHAPTLSWPVAGTLMVEPTESESKAELDRFCDAMIAIHSEMLAIESGAADPDNNLLKNAPHPAEVIAADSWDRPYSRQQAAYPVPGLRDFKFWPAVARVDNVFGDRNLVCSCAGMEAYDG, encoded by the coding sequence ATGATTCATCCGTCCCCCGCCGCCGCAGCCCATCCCCATACCGACCGGTTTGAGACCCGACACATCGGTCCCGGCCTGGCCGAGCAGGCCGCGATGCTGGAGCGTTTGGGGTATGAGTCCCTCGAGGCCCTGGTGAACGCCGCCGTTCCCTCCGCCATCCGCCTGGAGCAGCCGCTGGAGCTTCCGGGGATCCTTCCGCTGACCGAGCATGAGGCCCTGGAGCGGCTGCGGACCATCGCCTCGCAGAACCGGGTCTTCCGGTCGTTCATCGGCATGGGCTATCACGACACGCTCACGCCGCCGGTCATCCAGAGAAACCTCCTCGAAAACCCCGGCTGGTACACGCCGTACACGCCGTACCAGGCCGAGATCTCCCAGGGTCGCCTGGAGGGGCTCTTGAACTTCCAGACGCTGGTCACCGACCTGACGGGCCTCGACATCGCCAACGCCTCGCTGCTGGACGAGGCCACCGCCTGTGCCGAGGCGATGATGCTCTGTCACCGGGTTGCCGAGGCGGCCGCCGCGCGCGGCGGGGTTCGAAATATCTTCTTCGTTTCGGATGCGTGTCACCCGCAGAACGTGGACATCGTGCGTCACCGGGCGCGGGCACTGGGCGTCGAGGTTGTGATCGGAGACTGGCACCAGTTTGTGTTCACTCCCGACGTGTTCGGAGCCCTGGTGCAATATCCGGCAACTGATGGCTCGGTGCCGGAATACGCTGGATTTGCAAAAGCCGCACATGATGCCGGAGCCCTGGTGGTCGTGGCCGCCGACCTTCTGGCCCTCACCCTCCTCCGGCCTCCCGTGGAGATTGGGGCGGACGTCGCCGTCGGCAGCGCCCAGCGCTTTGGAGTTCCCTTGGGATACGGCGGACCCCATGCGGCATTCTTTGCGACCCGGGACGCCTTCAAACGCCAGATGCCCGGCCGTCTCGTCGGGGTCTCCCGCGACGCACAGGGGCGTCCGGCCCTGCGGCTTTCCCTGGGCACGCGCGAACAGCACATCCGCCGTGAGAAGGCCACGTCCAACATCTGCACCGCCCAAGCCCTGCTTGCGAACATGGCGATGGCCTATGCGTGCTACCACGGACCAGAGGGACTCCGGAACATCGCCCGGCGCATCCATGCCCTCGCCGGGGTGCTGGCGACCGGTCTGGACCGGCTCGGGTTGCGGGCGGTGAATGACACGTTTTTCGATACGCTCACCGTGTCCGTGCCACAGGCCGCCGAGGTTCATCGCGCGGCGGAGGCCAGGCACATCAACCTGCGCCGGGTGGATGCCTCCCATGTCGGGATCGCCCTGGACGAACCCACGACCCTGGCAGAGGTGGTCGAGTTGCTGAAGATCCTCAATGGCGGCCGGGAACTGCCGTTCGAGGTCGAGTCGCTGGTGCCGAAGGCCTCCCCGCATCCGATGCGCACCTCAGGGTATCTGGAGCACCCGGTGTTTCACCGGCATCGCAGCGAGACGGAGTTGTTGCGCTACCTGCGCCGTCTCGAGTCCCGTGACCTTTCGCTCTGCCACGGCATGATTCCGTTGGGGTCTTGCACGATGAAGCTCAATGCCGCCGCCGAGATGTTTCCGGTGAGCTGGCCCGAATTTGCGCGACTGCATCCGTTTGCCCCCGTCGGACAGACCCGGGGGTATCAGCGACTGTTCGAGGAGCTTGAAGACTGGCTCGCCCGGTGCACCGGGTTCGCCGGGGTCTCGCTCCAGCCCAACGCCGGATCGCAGGGAGAGTATGCCGGCCTGCTGGTGATCCGGGCATGGCACGAATCACGTGGCGAGGCCGCCCGCACGGTGTGCTTGATCCCCACCAGTGCCCACGGGACCAATCCAGCCTCCGCCGTCATGGCCGGATACACCGTGGTGCCGGTGGCCTGCGATGCCGGGGGCAACATTGACGTCGAGGACCTGACTCGAAAGGTGGACGGCCACCGCCAGCGCCTGGCCGCCCTCATGATCACCTATCCAAGCACCCATGGCGTGTTTGAGACCCGCGTGAAGGAAATCTGTGGCATCATCCACGCCGCGGGGGGACAGGTGTACATGGATGGCGCCAATCTCAACGCCCAATTGGGGCTCACCTCGCCCGGGGCCATCGGCGCCGACGTCTGTCACCTGAACCTCCACAAGACGTTTTGCATTCCGCACGGAGGCGGCGGACCCGGCGTCGGTCCGATCGGTGTCGCCGATCACTTGGTGCCCTTCCTGCCCGGACACGCGGTGGTCAACCTCGGGGGCGAGGAACCCATCGGCGCTGTCAGCGCCGCCCCCTGGGGCAGCGCCAGCATCTGCACCATCGCCTGGATGTACATCGCCATGATGGGTGCGGGCGGCCTTCGCCGCGCCACCGAAGTGGCGATCCTGAACGCCAATTACATCGCGCGGCGCCTCGAGGGGTGTTTCCCCACGCTCTACCGCGCCAACGGCCTGGTCGCCCACGAATGCATCCTGGATCTCCGGCCGTTCAAGAAGGTGACGGCCGAGGACGTCGCCAAGCGGCTGATGGATTACGGATTCCACGCGCCCACGCTGAGCTGGCCGGTGGCCGGCACCCTGATGGTGGAGCCGACCGAATCCGAGTCGAAGGCGGAACTGGACCGGTTTTGCGACGCCATGATCGCCATTCACTCCGAAATGCTTGCCATCGAATCCGGAGCTGCCGACCCCGACAACAACCTCCTGAAGAACGCCCCGCATCCGGCGGAGGTCATCGCCGCGGACTCTTGGGACAGGCCCTATTCCCGCCAGCAGGCGGCGTACCCGGTGCCCGGCCTGCGGGACTTCAAGTTCTGGCCTGCCGTGGCGCGGGTGGACAACGTCTTTGGGGACCGAAACCTCGTGTGTTCCTGCGCGGGCATGGAAGCCTACGACGGATAA
- a CDS encoding YdcF family protein: MQRNETAPSGWFWRQRVCWVPTWQGWTLALLLAVGGAIGLALTVHPFLAVTRPVATDTLVVEGWCYDPVLGAALREFQRGGYTRLLVTGGPVEVGGPLSGYRTYAEAGAATLRTMAPSNAPVPIPILEVPAARVDRDRTHSTAVALRQWFDARGEAPERINLVTVGAHARRSRKLFEMAMGPEVEMGIISAADPTYDPRRWWSSSAGVRSVLSELIAYAYVALAFHPEPIPVEGAEGAPVVPGTESGAPGPRGDAPATVVLEPAQAAGPAPVLD; the protein is encoded by the coding sequence GTGCAGAGAAACGAGACAGCGCCATCCGGGTGGTTTTGGCGGCAACGGGTGTGCTGGGTGCCGACCTGGCAGGGGTGGACGCTGGCATTGCTCTTGGCCGTTGGTGGGGCCATCGGGCTGGCACTGACGGTCCACCCGTTTCTGGCGGTGACGCGTCCCGTGGCCACCGACACCTTGGTCGTCGAAGGCTGGTGTTACGATCCGGTGCTTGGGGCCGCCCTCCGGGAGTTTCAACGGGGCGGGTATACGCGGCTGCTGGTGACCGGCGGGCCCGTGGAGGTCGGGGGGCCGCTGAGCGGGTACCGCACCTATGCCGAGGCAGGAGCCGCGACCCTGCGCACGATGGCTCCGTCGAACGCCCCGGTCCCGATTCCAATCCTTGAGGTGCCCGCGGCACGCGTGGACCGTGACCGGACCCATTCGACGGCAGTGGCCCTGCGCCAATGGTTTGACGCGCGGGGCGAGGCGCCAGAACGAATCAACCTCGTCACCGTGGGGGCCCACGCCCGCCGTTCGAGGAAGTTGTTTGAGATGGCCATGGGACCGGAGGTCGAAATGGGAATCATCTCGGCCGCCGATCCGACCTATGACCCCCGACGCTGGTGGAGTTCCAGCGCCGGAGTGCGGTCGGTCCTGTCGGAGTTGATCGCCTACGCCTACGTTGCGCTGGCTTTCCATCCGGAGCCAATTCCGGTCGAGGGCGCTGAGGGCGCGCCCGTCGTGCCGGGGACTGAATCCGGGGCGCCGGGCCCCCGTGGAGACGCTCCTGCGACGGTCGTCCTGGAACCTGCGCAGGCCGCGGGGCCCGCGCCGGTCCTGGATTGA
- a CDS encoding M50 family metallopeptidase, with protein sequence MNRNPGRTGHRIWRWLLALALLPWCVGATWALVPVLRASEAAAGFWVAFLGGAACWVAIFLLLPKPLWLYVIGHELTHVIWTWLFGGRVKSFRASSRGGQVVVTRTNTLIVLAPYFFPLYAVLWSAGWGLAVWLLDGRDLTPWFHFGLGLTYAFHVTLSGYILRLRQPDIEAEGWVVSVPVIWLGNVWILLVTLPLLTGRVTVGTALGWMLERTGRFLGWLGSGLGP encoded by the coding sequence ATGAACCGGAATCCGGGCAGAACGGGCCACAGGATCTGGCGATGGCTCCTGGCCCTCGCCCTGCTCCCGTGGTGTGTCGGCGCCACGTGGGCCCTGGTTCCGGTCCTGCGGGCCTCTGAAGCCGCTGCGGGGTTCTGGGTCGCATTCCTTGGTGGTGCCGCCTGCTGGGTGGCGATCTTCCTGCTGCTGCCCAAACCGCTCTGGCTCTACGTCATCGGACATGAGCTGACCCATGTGATTTGGACCTGGCTCTTTGGCGGGCGCGTGAAGTCCTTTCGCGCTTCGTCGCGCGGCGGTCAGGTTGTGGTGACCCGGACCAATACGCTGATCGTCCTGGCCCCATACTTTTTCCCGCTCTATGCGGTCCTTTGGTCGGCGGGTTGGGGTCTGGCGGTGTGGCTGCTGGACGGCAGGGACCTGACCCCCTGGTTTCATTTCGGCCTGGGGCTCACCTATGCGTTTCACGTTACGCTGAGCGGATACATCCTGCGTCTCCGTCAGCCCGACATCGAAGCTGAGGGCTGGGTGGTCTCGGTGCCGGTGATCTGGCTGGGCAATGTGTGGATCCTGCTGGTGACACTCCCGCTGCTGACTGGCCGGGTGACCGTGGGCACCGCGCTTGGGTGGATGCTGGAACGGACGGGCCGGTTCCTTGGGTGGCTGGGGTCAGGCCTCGGGCCTTGA
- a CDS encoding helix-turn-helix transcriptional regulator, with protein MDTSAPALRSRPLPPGGEAAVWRAVGARWRQLFGDFATLGVSFEWHEFTPDQEVDWGRSFHPNSIELCLNLAGVGRVAADGSAMQFGPWTAGFYRQGRTALRAGRRAGEAHRFITVEMAPQFLNHHLDAAAPELHPLIRSVAAGERGNSAVGTVEPMNTRQRDLVTSLRQPPVLASAQSVWYRAKAAELMGEFFFQPASDTELFCHRQQRVARDRVDAVMALLKRRLTDPPSLEEIGREVGCSPFYLSRTFSKETGVTIPQYLRQLRLERAAELLRSGEYNVTEAAMEVGYSSLSHFSQAFHQQFGCCPGLYPMATPTQRAAGAAPSRPEA; from the coding sequence GTGGACACGTCCGCTCCCGCACTGCGCAGTCGCCCGTTGCCACCGGGCGGCGAGGCGGCCGTGTGGAGGGCCGTGGGCGCCCGCTGGCGCCAGCTCTTTGGCGATTTTGCAACGCTTGGGGTGAGCTTTGAATGGCATGAATTCACTCCCGACCAGGAGGTGGACTGGGGACGCAGTTTCCATCCCAACAGCATTGAGCTGTGCCTCAACCTCGCGGGAGTCGGGAGGGTTGCGGCTGACGGTTCCGCCATGCAGTTCGGCCCCTGGACCGCTGGATTCTACCGGCAGGGCCGCACCGCGCTGCGCGCGGGACGTCGCGCAGGCGAGGCGCACCGGTTCATCACCGTCGAGATGGCGCCCCAGTTTCTCAACCACCACCTCGATGCCGCCGCCCCGGAGTTGCATCCCCTCATCCGCAGCGTCGCCGCCGGGGAGCGGGGGAATTCCGCGGTGGGCACGGTCGAGCCGATGAACACGCGCCAGCGCGATCTGGTCACGAGCCTCCGCCAACCCCCCGTCCTCGCCAGCGCCCAGTCGGTGTGGTACCGGGCCAAGGCGGCGGAGCTGATGGGCGAATTCTTCTTCCAGCCAGCCTCGGACACGGAGCTGTTTTGCCACCGGCAGCAGCGCGTCGCCCGCGACCGCGTGGACGCGGTCATGGCGCTTCTGAAGCGCCGCCTCACCGACCCGCCCTCGCTCGAGGAAATAGGACGCGAGGTCGGATGCAGCCCGTTCTACCTCAGCCGCACGTTCTCCAAGGAAACCGGCGTCACCATTCCCCAGTATCTGCGCCAACTCCGGCTGGAGCGTGCCGCGGAACTGCTTCGTTCCGGCGAATACAACGTCACCGAGGCCGCGATGGAGGTCGGCTACAGCAGTCTCAGCCACTTCAGCCAGGCCTTTCATCAACAATTCGGTTGCTGCCCCGGGCTCTACCCCATGGCCACACCGACCCAGCGCGCGGCGGGGGCGGCACCATCAAGGCCCGAGGCCTGA
- a CDS encoding DUF2490 domain-containing protein, which produces MSWFRPIVLMAVAGLVHAETHVSNRNLWINYVGDHPLENPRWGVHLETQIRRSDFGGAWQQLLLRPGLNYAINRTVSVSAGYAWVETHPYGDLPLPTEVPENRAWEQALFRQQALGLDWIHRVRLEQRFLGQISVQDGQAVVDGWRYENRFRYLLRTSVPLSGDRRWYLALWDEVFVNFGANVSGNHFDQNRIFLGLGWRINDVTRLETGFLEQTLQRRGGTVWEFNQTLAIWLLSQWPGRQ; this is translated from the coding sequence ATGTCGTGGTTTCGCCCGATCGTGCTGATGGCTGTGGCCGGCCTCGTCCACGCCGAGACCCATGTTTCCAACCGGAATCTATGGATCAACTACGTGGGCGACCATCCGTTGGAGAACCCGCGATGGGGGGTGCACCTGGAGACCCAGATCCGGCGCTCCGATTTTGGCGGCGCCTGGCAGCAACTGCTGCTGCGTCCGGGGCTCAACTACGCCATCAACCGCACGGTCAGTGTCAGTGCCGGTTACGCCTGGGTGGAGACGCATCCCTACGGCGACCTGCCCCTTCCCACGGAGGTCCCTGAAAACCGGGCGTGGGAGCAGGCGCTTTTCCGACAGCAGGCCTTGGGACTGGACTGGATCCACCGGGTCCGGCTGGAACAGCGATTTCTTGGTCAAATTTCGGTCCAGGACGGGCAGGCGGTCGTGGATGGATGGCGGTACGAGAACCGCTTTCGCTACCTGCTGCGCACGAGCGTGCCCCTCAGCGGGGACCGGCGCTGGTACCTGGCATTGTGGGACGAGGTGTTCGTCAACTTCGGGGCGAACGTCTCTGGAAACCACTTCGATCAGAACCGGATCTTCCTCGGCCTTGGCTGGCGAATCAATGACGTCACCCGGTTGGAAACCGGGTTCCTCGAGCAGACCCTGCAACGTCGCGGCGGCACCGTGTGGGAGTTCAATCAGACGCTCGCAATCTGGCTGCTGTCGCAATGGCCCGGCCGGCAGTAG
- a CDS encoding protein-tyrosine-phosphatase: MNFRQCAPLVLLFGLLLHNPRSSAEPGGAPSCDRLLPGLRPYVGAVVRELDQVPPERRKVLDEIAGSIATQLKDVGRSDLTFICTHNSRRSHMSQIWAETAACYFGLAQVQSWSGGTEVTACNCRTVTAMRRVGFDITDVTDGDNPLYLVRYAPDRPPIRAYSKLYNADGNPDRGFIALMVCSSADRSCPVVAGAAARHAIHFMDPRLCDDTPAETAAYNERCREIAREMFFLMSEVRRKIQPVTE; encoded by the coding sequence ATGAACTTCCGGCAATGCGCCCCGCTGGTCCTCCTGTTCGGTCTGCTGCTCCACAACCCCCGTTCGTCGGCGGAACCCGGGGGAGCGCCGTCTTGCGATCGCCTGCTCCCCGGACTTCGCCCTTACGTCGGGGCTGTTGTCCGCGAATTGGATCAGGTGCCGCCGGAGCGCCGGAAGGTCCTCGACGAAATTGCCGGTTCGATCGCGACGCAACTCAAGGACGTCGGACGGTCCGATCTCACGTTCATCTGCACTCACAATTCCCGACGGAGCCACATGTCACAGATCTGGGCAGAAACGGCTGCGTGCTACTTTGGACTCGCCCAGGTGCAGTCCTGGTCGGGCGGCACCGAGGTCACCGCGTGCAACTGCCGGACCGTGACGGCGATGCGCCGGGTGGGCTTTGACATCACGGATGTCACCGACGGCGACAACCCGTTGTATCTGGTGCGCTACGCACCAGACCGCCCACCAATTCGAGCGTATTCCAAGCTCTACAATGCCGATGGCAACCCGGATCGGGGATTCATCGCCCTGATGGTGTGCAGCTCGGCGGATCGCTCGTGTCCCGTGGTCGCGGGCGCCGCCGCGCGCCACGCCATTCACTTCATGGATCCCCGCCTCTGCGATGACACTCCCGCCGAAACGGCCGCGTACAACGAACGATGCCGCGAGATCGCACGAGAGATGTTCTTTCTCATGTCGGAGGTGCGTCGCAAAATCCAGCCGGTGACGGAATAG